The Cardinium endosymbiont cEper1 of Encarsia pergandiella nucleotide sequence TTTATGTAATTTAAAATTAAATACTAATAAATAAATTGTTATTTTTATGAAAATACTAATACATAAATACAAAATTATTATTAGATATAAAAAATATTAAAAAATTAAGTAATATAAAATAATTTGTAAATTAGATAAATAAATATTTTATAGATAATAAATAAAAAAATAAAATTAACAAAAAGTTTCGTTATATTTTGTCTTTACTATATTGTTGAAGCTAAAGCAACTGTATATAATGTTGAGACTTCTTCCTAAACCTAAATACTATATGAATATGGAATATAATATCCCTAAGGATTCAAATGAATCCATAATAATTGATTATAGTCATCCTTCTAAGAATTTCAATCGGCGTATATCAAGTTTAGTGATGCACTATACCGCATTAGACTTGGAAGAGTCCTTAACCGCCTTAACAGGTCAATTTACAGGTGTTAGTGCTCATTATTTAGTTCCAAAAACAGCTCTAGATGGAGCAAGAAAAGTTTTTAATTTAGTACCTGATCATAAACGGTCTTGGCATGCAGGTGTTAGTGCATGGAAAAATCGTACTAATCTAAATGATACTTCTATAGGTATAGAAATAGTAAATTTAGGTTATAAAGACGAAAACGGTAAACGAATTTGGGAACCATTTACTGATTATCAAATAGAAACTATTATATTATTGGCTAAACAAATTGTTCAAGACTATGGTATTAAACCTACTAATATAGTAGGTCATGCTGACATAGCTCCTGGAAGAAAGCAAGACCCAGGTCCTTTTTTTCCTTGGAAGAAACTTTATGAAAATGGTGTAGGTGCTTTTTATGATGCATCCGAACTTGATTTAAAACAAAAAATCAACATAGATATTGAGCAACTTCAAAAGGACTTAAAAACGTATGGTTACCCCGTTAATATTACGGGTACATTAGATATAGATACACGAAATACATTAATATCATTTCAAATGCATTTTAGACCTAGTAACTATTCAGGTGAGCCCGATGCAGAAACAGTTGCGATTCTTAAAAATTTAATAAAGAAGTATTGTATGATTTGATAGGAGTCTGTCTATATAAGTGTGTAAATATTTTTTAGGGTTTATATTTACACACTTATATAGACAGACTCGATAAATGGCTCATAAATGGACCCATACGTAATACTAACCTACTAATAGTCCAAGAACAAAAGCAGTTAAAAATTAAAATAATCATCCAGTATAAACCAAATTCATAGTCACATTCTACGTTACGTATTAATCCTCCTGCCCCATAACTAGTAGCCAACACCGTAGCTATCAAAGTAGCCGTAGAAAATTTTTTATTCCCCACCGCATATTCTCGAAAAGTAGTTTTTTTTCTACTAAAGCAAATGCCTACCACTAAGGTTAACAACAAAAAAGCGCCTACTATTACAATAGGCATATTCAAAAATATCATAAATAAAATGATTAAAAAGTTATATAACCTACTATAGATATGGTATCATTTATATGGTAAGATTTTTTTATTTAAATCAAAAAAGTTTACTAATTGAACTATCGTGATCGAATATCTAAAAGGTTATCGTGATCAATAATATCAGCGTCTAATAAATCTGCTAACGTAAATACTAATGTGCTTTTCCCAGACCGATCTAGGGTATGTAGCTGTCATAAATTCACCTTCTCTTCTTTTTGGAAGGTGAAAGATACTAGGTTACCCATTTAACTTCTCTAGACTTAGCAGTAAAGTAATCAGAACGTGTTTTTAACTGTGACCAATCATCCGCACTCAATTCCCCACTTTCTTCATCCAATTTGTATAAATGATAAGCCTGAGCCCAGGACTTTTCTAAAATATCCTCCGCTATATCATCTAGATACGAAATAGAATCTATTTCAATACAAATCCATCTACTATAACCCATTGCCGACGACAAGAATTTAATAGTATTAGTATTACCTACAAAGGACGCTATACGTGATCCTATAGTCTCATGTTTTTCATAAGGCAAACGTACGTTTACATAACGCTGCGATAACAAAGCCCTCAAAACGCTTGTACTAGAACGAAATCGGTGCAGTTCATCTAGATTTATAATAAAGCTTCTGATCAATGATTTTTGCAAACTTTTTTCATTACCTATAGATGGATTACCATTATAATATTTCCTAAGACAGGGAGGGCATAAGAAACGGAAAAAATAA carries:
- a CDS encoding N-acetylmuramoyl-L-alanine amidase, producing the protein MNMEYNIPKDSNESIIIDYSHPSKNFNRRISSLVMHYTALDLEESLTALTGQFTGVSAHYLVPKTALDGARKVFNLVPDHKRSWHAGVSAWKNRTNLNDTSIGIEIVNLGYKDENGKRIWEPFTDYQIETIILLAKQIVQDYGIKPTNIVGHADIAPGRKQDPGPFFPWKKLYENGVGAFYDASELDLKQKINIDIEQLQKDLKTYGYPVNITGTLDIDTRNTLISFQMHFRPSNYSGEPDAETVAILKNLIKKYCMI